Genomic window (Aethina tumida isolate Nest 87 chromosome 4, icAetTumi1.1, whole genome shotgun sequence):
GTTCCCAATGAAAAATCATGTAATTAGGTTTCCGTTActcactttttatataattttgggtCAGTTTTATCGTTGGAGCTTAACATTTAGAAGTTAATTCACATAGTAAatgtaattgaattaaatttgagcTGTTTGTGAGGTTATGTTATGACGAGTAGTTCAATTGTACTCCATACCTAGACACACCATGGACGCAGACTAAATTCTCCTGTATCACGGGAAACaagaatatttatgatattaaactTGAGTAACGATTATCTACGATGTTAAGAGACAATCCGTAAGTTTTTCAATGTACAGAACAAGacgttgtaatatttatataatgatatatttacaataataataattatataaataattatagatttttccttatatatatatatatatatatatatatatatatatatatataacaaaacacaattctttatatatatttacgcataattaacataattcgAATGGTCAGTGCTTTTATCATGTAAATTTAGTCTTATTACTCATAATAAATTGGAGTTACCTCATTGGCTAGAGACACTCCTCAACTCCCCTACCACTGAAACAATAACCCGACCTTAAAGAGCTAttcattgatatttaaaaagtttattgaatgtttctaaaaatataacaactgTATAATTgttcattagaaattataaaaaggtaATTCACATGAAGCGTTCCTCCTCTTGGTTGCTCATAGGTTTAAAAGGCGAATTGTACTGCATTAATCTCAAAATAGTGGCTGGTTCGAAATACCGTCTCCTctgtttaatactaaaaagtCTTCTGTAGAACTTTTTCTTCTgtgacttttttatattttcagccATCAAATGATTGCGGGATTCTACATCTCCGCTTAGGATTCGGGTACAAGAGATTATGACATAGACTATCGTCattgaaattgttataaaaatgaatgcaGAAAGCCAAACCATAAGCTGGTACCAAGTACCTGTGTGTACTCCTAAGTTCCAACCATACCGAGTCGTTTTGAAGATTCCAGTGCAAAGGTTGCCGAAAAAGGCACAATTGAAGTGAATAGCTGCAACGTTACAATTATCCTCAAAAGCTGTCATATGAAGACCAAAAGCAACTGCAAAAAACAACAACGACGATAAAACAGTAATGAGTAACGAAGACAACGGTGAAAATACGTCCACTCCACCCGAAATTGTTACGACTCCAGCATAAGCACTTTGTAATGTTCGCACGAACACCCAGTAGCTGAATATTTGCCGATGGTACACCATAACATGGCATATTGTTACAACGAAAATAGACGTCCCAATGGCAATAAGATTGTTCACCACTATGAGGCTGGTTAATTCGCTTTCAAAAAGGGggttgatcattttgaaagaGGGCAACTCAAATGCTATTGTTCCtgcaacaaaacaaattatttactttatttcatattatgaaGTAGTACCTTCCTAGTCGCTttacctaaaataataaatgtatatccAATGATTGCCCTGCCGGTGGACTCCAGCCCAATGGACAAGGGATCCATGCTGCGCAATATCATCACCCTCCTTCCCAAAAAGAATATACCCATCAAACTCACAATAGCTGCTGATAGATGTACGGCGACCAGACCACCGTAATCACGGTTGCCGTATGTTACACCCTGAACTTGGACAGCATAGAATAGTCCATCACCGCTCCACGTCCAGTACATCAATATTGGTTgtaaaattgatgaatataTTATGCAATTAATTATCAGGGTGGCAACGTGCATACGACCTGACAGACTAGCGCTTATTATCCCAGTACCCATTAGTACAGACAAATATCCTAAGAaatgacaaattaataaattcatacttGTTCACTTATTTTTTCTACCTTGTATCGCGTCTGGAAGGAAGAGGATATCGCTCTCAATCCATTTTCCAAATCCTAGAAATCCTTGAAAAGCCTTGTATCCGTTAGACAATGTAAATCCGATAAAAGTATAAGATAAAAGGGCTGCAGCCATGTCTATAAAGTTCTTCAtcagtattatatatatattttggacGGGGACGCATGACGcttgaattaatataaaaccacTACGAAGTAACAATACTGAAATACAAAGTTCTTATTATGGcctgaaatgaatttttt
Coding sequences:
- the LOC109603216 gene encoding ammonium transporter 2-like isoform X1 produces the protein MILVYDALFNDTYQLTDGGAPQSSLMKCLFVLLLRSGFILIQASCVPVQNIYIILMKNFIDMAAALLSYTFIGFTLSNGYKAFQGFLGFGKWIESDILFLPDAIQGYLSVLMGTGIISASLSGRMHVATLIINCIIYSSILQPILMYWTWSGDGLFYAVQVQGVTYGNRDYGGLVAVHLSAAIVSLMGIFFLGRRVMILRSMDPLSIGLESTGRAIIGYTFIILGTIAFELPSFKMINPLFESELTSLIVVNNLIAIGTSIFVVTICHVMVYHRQIFSYWVFVRTLQSAYAGVVTISGGVDVFSPLSSLLITVLSSLLFFAVAFGLHMTAFEDNCNVAAIHFNCAFFGNLCTGIFKTTRYGWNLGVHTGTWYQLMVWLSAFIFITISMTIVYVIISCTRILSGDVESRNHLMAENIKKSQKKKFYRRLFSIKQRRRYFEPATILRLMQYNSPFKPMSNQEEERFM
- the LOC109603216 gene encoding ammonium transporter 2-like isoform X2, which codes for MILVYDALFNDTYQLTDGGAPQSSLMKCLFVLLLRSGFILIQASCVPVQNIYIILMKNFIDMAAALLSYTFIGFTLSNGYKAFQGFLGFGKWIESDILFLPDAIQGYLSVLMGTGIISASLSGRMHVATLIINCIIYSSILQPILMYWTWSGDGLFYAVQVQGVTYGNRDYGGLVAVHLSAAIVSLMGIFFLGRRVMILRSMDPLSIGLESTGRAIIGYTFIILGTIAFELPSFKMINPLFESELTSLIVVNNLIAIGTSIFVVTICHVMVYHRQIFSYWVFVRTLQSAYAGVVTISGGVDVFSPLSSLLITVLSSLLFFAVAFGLHMTAFEDNCNVAAIHFNCAFFGNLCTGIFKTTRYGWNLGVHTVLNRGDGISNQPLF
- the LOC109603216 gene encoding uncharacterized protein LOC109603216 isoform X3 — protein: MILVYDALFNDTYQLTDGGAPQSSLMKCLFVLLLRSGFILIQASCVPVQNIYIILMKNFIDMAAALLSYTFIGFTLSNGYKAFQGFLGFGKWIESDILFLPDAIQGYLSVLMGTGIISASLSGRMHVATLIINCIIYSSILQPILMYWTWSGDGLFYAVQVQGVTYGNRDYGGLVAVHLSAAIVSLMGIFFLGRRVMILRSMDPLSIGLESTGRAIIGYTFIILGTIAFELPSFKMINPLFESELTSLIVVNNLIAIGTSIFVVTICHVMVYHRQIFSYWVFVRTLQSAYAGVVTISGGVDLLLVFI